In one window of Gorilla gorilla gorilla isolate KB3781 chromosome 2, NHGRI_mGorGor1-v2.1_pri, whole genome shotgun sequence DNA:
- the NFKBIZ gene encoding NF-kappa-B inhibitor zeta isoform X1: MIVDKLLDDSRGGEGLRDAAGGCGLMTSPLNLSYFYGASPPAAAPGACDASCSVLGPSAPGSPGSDSSDFSSASSVSSCGAVESRSRGGARAERQPVEPHMGVGRQQRGPFQGVRVKNSVKELLLHIRSHKQKASGQAVDDFKTQGVNIEQFRELKNTVSYSGKRKGPDSLSDGPPCKRPALLHSQFLTPPQTPTPGESMEDVHLNEPKQESSADLLQNIINIKNECSPVSLNTVQVSWLNPVVVPQSSPAEQCQDFHGGQVFSPPQKCQPFQVRGSQQMIDQASLYQYSPQNQHVEQQPHYTHKPTLEYSPFPIPPQSPAYEPNLFDGQESQFCPNQSLVSLLGDQRESENIANPMQTSSSVQQQNDAHLHSFSMMPSSACEAMVGHEMASDSSNTSLPFSNMGNPMSTTQLGKSLFQWQVEQEESKLANISQDQFLSKDADGDTFLHIAVAQGRRALSYVLARKMNALHMLDIKEHNGQSAFQVAVAANQHLIVQDLVNIGAQVNTTDCWGRTPLHVCAEKGHSQVLQAIQKGAVGSNQFVDLEATNYDGLTPLHCAVIAHNAVVHELQRNQQPHSPEVQELLLKNKSLVDTIKCLIQMGAAVEAKDRKSGRTALHLAAEEANLELIRLFLELPSCLSFVNAKAYNGNTALHVAASLQYRLTQLDAVRLLMRKGADPSTRNLENEQPVHLVPDGPVGEQIRRILKGKSIQQRAPPY; the protein is encoded by the exons ATGATTGTGGACAAGCTGCTGGACGACAGCCGCGGCGGAGAGGGGCTGCGGGACGCGGCGGGCGGCTGCGGCCTCATGACCAGCCCGCTCAACCTGAGCTACTTCTACGGCGCGTCGCCGCCCGCCGCCGCCCCGGGCGCCTGCGACGCCAGCTGCTCGGTCTTGGGCCCCTCGGCGCCCGGCTCGCCCGGCTCCGACTCCTCCGACTTCTCCTCTGCCTCGTCGGTGTCCTCCTGCGGCGCCGTGGAGTCCCGGTCGAGAGGCGGCGCCCGCGCCGAGCGCCAGCCAG TTGAGCCCCATATGGGGGTTGGCAGGCAGCAGAGAGGCCCCTTTCAAGGTGTTCGGGTAAAGAACTCAGTGAAGGAACTCCTGTTGCACATCCGAAGTCATAAACAGAAGGCTTCTGGCCAAGCTGTGGATGATTTTAAG acaCAAGGTGTGAACATAGAACAGTTCAGAG aATTGAAGAACACAGTATCATACAGTGGGAAAAGGAAAGGGCCTGATTCGTTGTCTGATGGACCTCCTTGCAAAAGGCCAGCTCTGTTGCATTCTCAATTTTTG aCACCACCTCAAACACCAACGCCCGGGGAGAGCATGGAAGATGTTCATCTCAATGAACCCAAACAGGAGAGCAGTGCTGATCTGCTTCAGAACATTATCAACATTAAGAATGAATGCAGCCCCGTTTCCCTGAACACAGTTCAAGTTAGCTGGCTGAACCCCGTGGTGGTCCCTCAGAGCTCCCCCGCAGAGCAGTGTCAGGACTTCCATGGAGGGCAGGTCTTTTCTCCACCTCAGAAATGCCAACCATTCCAAGTCAGGGGCTCCCAACAAATGATAGACCAGGCTTCCCTGTACCAGTATTCTCCACAGAACCAGCATGTAGAGCAGCAGCCACACTACACCCACAAACCAACTCTGGAATACAGTCCTTTTCCCATACCTCCCCAGTCCCCCGCTTACGAACCAAACCTCTTTGATGGTCAAGAATCACAGTTTTGCCCAAACCAAAGCTTAGTTTCCCTTCTTGGTGATCAAAGGGAATCTGAGAATATTGCTAATCCCATGCAGACTTCCTCCAGTGTTCAGCAGCAAAATGATGCTCACTTGCACAGCTTCAGCATGATGCCCAGCAGCGCCTGTGAGGCCATGGTGGGGCACGAGATGGCCTCTGACTCTTCAAACACTTCACTGCCATTCTCAAACATGGGAAATCCAATGAGCACCACACAGTTAGGGAAATCACTTTTTCAGTGGCAAGTGGAGCAGGAAGAAAGCAAATTGGCAAATATTTCCCAAGACCAGTTTCTTTCAAAGGATGCAGATGGTGACAC GTTCCTTCATATTGCTGTTGCCCAAGGGAGAAGGGCACTTTCCTATGTTCTTGCAAGAAAGATGAATGCACTTCACATGCTGGATATTAAAGAGCACAATGGACAG AGTGCCTTTCAGGTGGCAGTGGCTGCCAATCAGCATCTCATTGTGCAGGATCTGGTGAACATCGGGGCACAGGTGAACACCACAGACTGCTGGGGAAGAACACCTCTGCATGTCTGTGCTGAGAAGGGCCACTCCCAGGTGCTTCAG GCGATTCAGAAGGGAGCAGTGGGAAGTAATCAGTTTGTGGATCTTGAGGCAACTAACTATGATG GCCTGACTCCCCTTCACTGTGCAGTCATAGCCCACAATGCTGTGGTCCATGAACTCCAGAGAAATCAACAGCCTCATTCACCTGAAGTTCAGGAGCTTTTACTGAAGAATAAGAGTCTGGTTGATACCATTAAGTGCCTAATTCAAATGGGAGCAGCGGTGGAAGCGAAG GATCGCAAAAGTGGCCGCACAGCCCTGCATTTGGCAGCTGAAGAAGCAAATCTGGAACTCATTCGCCTCTTTTTGGAGCTGCCCAGTTGCCTGTCTTTTGTGAATGCAAAG GCTTACAATGGCAACACTGCCCTCCATGTTGCTGCCAGCCTGCAGTATCGGTTGACACAATTAGATGCTGTCCGCCTGTTGATGAGGAAGGGAGCAGACCCAAGTACTAGGAACTTGGAGAACGAACAGCCAGTGCATTTGGTTCCCGATGGCCCTGTGGGAGAACAG ATCCGACGTATCCTGAAGGGAAAGTCCATTCAGCAGAGAGCTCCACCGTATTAG
- the NFKBIZ gene encoding NF-kappa-B inhibitor zeta isoform X2 — protein sequence MGVGRQQRGPFQGVRVKNSVKELLLHIRSHKQKASGQAVDDFKTQGVNIEQFRELKNTVSYSGKRKGPDSLSDGPPCKRPALLHSQFLTPPQTPTPGESMEDVHLNEPKQESSADLLQNIINIKNECSPVSLNTVQVSWLNPVVVPQSSPAEQCQDFHGGQVFSPPQKCQPFQVRGSQQMIDQASLYQYSPQNQHVEQQPHYTHKPTLEYSPFPIPPQSPAYEPNLFDGQESQFCPNQSLVSLLGDQRESENIANPMQTSSSVQQQNDAHLHSFSMMPSSACEAMVGHEMASDSSNTSLPFSNMGNPMSTTQLGKSLFQWQVEQEESKLANISQDQFLSKDADGDTFLHIAVAQGRRALSYVLARKMNALHMLDIKEHNGQSAFQVAVAANQHLIVQDLVNIGAQVNTTDCWGRTPLHVCAEKGHSQVLQAIQKGAVGSNQFVDLEATNYDGLTPLHCAVIAHNAVVHELQRNQQPHSPEVQELLLKNKSLVDTIKCLIQMGAAVEAKDRKSGRTALHLAAEEANLELIRLFLELPSCLSFVNAKAYNGNTALHVAASLQYRLTQLDAVRLLMRKGADPSTRNLENEQPVHLVPDGPVGEQIRRILKGKSIQQRAPPY from the exons ATGGGGGTTGGCAGGCAGCAGAGAGGCCCCTTTCAAGGTGTTCGGGTAAAGAACTCAGTGAAGGAACTCCTGTTGCACATCCGAAGTCATAAACAGAAGGCTTCTGGCCAAGCTGTGGATGATTTTAAG acaCAAGGTGTGAACATAGAACAGTTCAGAG aATTGAAGAACACAGTATCATACAGTGGGAAAAGGAAAGGGCCTGATTCGTTGTCTGATGGACCTCCTTGCAAAAGGCCAGCTCTGTTGCATTCTCAATTTTTG aCACCACCTCAAACACCAACGCCCGGGGAGAGCATGGAAGATGTTCATCTCAATGAACCCAAACAGGAGAGCAGTGCTGATCTGCTTCAGAACATTATCAACATTAAGAATGAATGCAGCCCCGTTTCCCTGAACACAGTTCAAGTTAGCTGGCTGAACCCCGTGGTGGTCCCTCAGAGCTCCCCCGCAGAGCAGTGTCAGGACTTCCATGGAGGGCAGGTCTTTTCTCCACCTCAGAAATGCCAACCATTCCAAGTCAGGGGCTCCCAACAAATGATAGACCAGGCTTCCCTGTACCAGTATTCTCCACAGAACCAGCATGTAGAGCAGCAGCCACACTACACCCACAAACCAACTCTGGAATACAGTCCTTTTCCCATACCTCCCCAGTCCCCCGCTTACGAACCAAACCTCTTTGATGGTCAAGAATCACAGTTTTGCCCAAACCAAAGCTTAGTTTCCCTTCTTGGTGATCAAAGGGAATCTGAGAATATTGCTAATCCCATGCAGACTTCCTCCAGTGTTCAGCAGCAAAATGATGCTCACTTGCACAGCTTCAGCATGATGCCCAGCAGCGCCTGTGAGGCCATGGTGGGGCACGAGATGGCCTCTGACTCTTCAAACACTTCACTGCCATTCTCAAACATGGGAAATCCAATGAGCACCACACAGTTAGGGAAATCACTTTTTCAGTGGCAAGTGGAGCAGGAAGAAAGCAAATTGGCAAATATTTCCCAAGACCAGTTTCTTTCAAAGGATGCAGATGGTGACAC GTTCCTTCATATTGCTGTTGCCCAAGGGAGAAGGGCACTTTCCTATGTTCTTGCAAGAAAGATGAATGCACTTCACATGCTGGATATTAAAGAGCACAATGGACAG AGTGCCTTTCAGGTGGCAGTGGCTGCCAATCAGCATCTCATTGTGCAGGATCTGGTGAACATCGGGGCACAGGTGAACACCACAGACTGCTGGGGAAGAACACCTCTGCATGTCTGTGCTGAGAAGGGCCACTCCCAGGTGCTTCAG GCGATTCAGAAGGGAGCAGTGGGAAGTAATCAGTTTGTGGATCTTGAGGCAACTAACTATGATG GCCTGACTCCCCTTCACTGTGCAGTCATAGCCCACAATGCTGTGGTCCATGAACTCCAGAGAAATCAACAGCCTCATTCACCTGAAGTTCAGGAGCTTTTACTGAAGAATAAGAGTCTGGTTGATACCATTAAGTGCCTAATTCAAATGGGAGCAGCGGTGGAAGCGAAG GATCGCAAAAGTGGCCGCACAGCCCTGCATTTGGCAGCTGAAGAAGCAAATCTGGAACTCATTCGCCTCTTTTTGGAGCTGCCCAGTTGCCTGTCTTTTGTGAATGCAAAG GCTTACAATGGCAACACTGCCCTCCATGTTGCTGCCAGCCTGCAGTATCGGTTGACACAATTAGATGCTGTCCGCCTGTTGATGAGGAAGGGAGCAGACCCAAGTACTAGGAACTTGGAGAACGAACAGCCAGTGCATTTGGTTCCCGATGGCCCTGTGGGAGAACAG ATCCGACGTATCCTGAAGGGAAAGTCCATTCAGCAGAGAGCTCCACCGTATTAG